The Apium graveolens cultivar Ventura chromosome 6, ASM990537v1, whole genome shotgun sequence genome contains a region encoding:
- the LOC141664286 gene encoding pentatricopeptide repeat-containing protein At4g21170-like isoform X1, translating to MFLLRPNLYFKSLHFSSLTTPTTKPSSNWRTQIKQTHLVSQISSILLQRTNWPHLLISLNLSTKLTPHLFLQILHKTQSNPQVSLYFFNWAKNNLGFQADLRVECKLAQTLIRFGLSQPARPILDSLIQAHPPTQIVDSLVVSCTGTDCHSVVLSSVVDCYSKNGLFLEALEVLRKVKDFGYVVSDYSCNGLLNLLQESNEIGLFWCFYASMLRNGVLVSQFTWSVVARCLSKDGNFEKIGQVIDMGVCNSLMYNLVIEGYSRRGDFGASSHRLSEMVDKKLEPGFGTYSSILDGACQHKYVEMIEVIIDSMVKNGYIPKLPLSEYDSVIQKLSNAGKTYAAELFFDRASDEKVKLNDVTYECMLRAFSREGRVKDAIMIHDKMLERGTVANCSCYTLFLNVLCKEDPTEKISELLKDIIERGFFPSLSELSKYIISQCKNRRWREAEDLLTRILEKGYVPDPFCSSSLIKHYCSSRQIDSAIDLHHRLEHLKVLCSDLFRSYMPSQSYLEMTCIRNLNIKLKIVKFMGLFLSLSREHSCTQGNSYGNILSKTLNYLGGPIDC from the exons ATGTTTCTTCTCAGACCAAACCTCTACTTTAAATCATTACACTTTTCATCCTTAACAACACCAACCACAAAACCATCTTCAAACTGGAGAACACAAATCAAACAAACCCACCTCGTTTCTCAAATCTCCTCTATTCTCTTACAAAGAACCAACTGGCCCCACCTTCTCATTTCCTTAAATCTTTCCACAAAACTGACCCCACATCTCTTCCTTCAAATCCTCCACAAAACCCAATCAAACCCACAAGTCTCCCTCTATTTCTTTAATTGGGCCAAGAATAATCTAGGGTTTCAAGCTGATTTAAGAGTTGAATGCAAATTAGCCCAGACATTGATTCGGTTCGGGTTGTCTCAACCCGCAAGACCCATTTTGGATTCATTAATTCAAGCTCACCCACCTACTCAAATTGTGGATTCATTGGTTGTATCATGTACAGGTACTGATTGTCACTCTGTTGTGCTTAGTTCTGTTGTTGATTGTTATTCGAAAAATGGGTTGTTTTTAGAAGCCTTAGAAGTTTTGCGAAAAGTTAAAGATTTTGGGTATGTTGTTTCGGATTATAGTTGTAATGGGTTGCTCAATTTGTTACAAGAAAGTAATGAGATTGGATTGTTTTGGTGTTTTTATGCCTCTATGTTGCGTAATGGGGTTTTAGTTAGTCAGTTTACGTGGTCTGTAGTTGCGCGGTGTCTGTCGAAGGATGGGAATTTTGAGAAAATTGGACAAGTTATCGATATGGGTGTTTGTAATTCTTTGATGTATAATTTGGTAATAGAAGGTTATAGTAGACGTGGGGATTTTGGAGCTTCTAGTCATCGCCTTAGTGAGATGGTTGATAAAAAACTTGAGCCAGGTTTTGGTACATACAGCTCAATTCTTGATGGGGCTTGTCAACATAAATATGTTGAGATGATTGAAGTTATAATAGATTCTATGGTGAAAAATGGATACATTCCAAAACTTCCTCTATCGGAATATGATTCTGTAATTCAGAAACTTTCTAATGCGGGGAAAACATATGCAGCAGAGTTGTTTTTCGATAGAGCTTCTGATGAAAAGGTTAAGTTAAATGATGTTACATATGAGTGCATGTTAAGGGCATTTTCCAGAGAAGGCAGAGTTAAGGACGCTATTATGATACATGACAAGATGTTGGAAAGGGGGACTGTTGCAAATTGTAGCTGTTATACGTTATTTTTGAATGTTCTTTGCAAGGAAGATCCAACGGAGAAAATTAGTGAACTTTTGAAAGACATCATTGAAAGAGGTTTTTTCCCTAGTTTATCAGAACTGTCTAAATACATCATTTCTCAATGTAAAAATCGACGATGGAGAGAAGCAGAGGACCTTTTAACTAGAATTTTGGAAAAAGGATACGTGCCAGATCCGTTTTGTTCTTCCTCTTTGATTAAGCATTATTGCTCTAGCAGACAGATTGATTCAGCTATTGATTTACATCATAGGTTGGAACATTTAAAAG TACTATGTTCAGATTTGTTCAGATCTTATATGCCAAGTCAATCATATTTGGAAATGACGTGCATCAGAAATCTGAACATCAAATTGAAGATTGTAAAATTTATGGGCTTGTTTCTATCCTTGTCACGAG AGCACAGTTGTACACAAGGCAACAGCTATGGTAATATCTTATCGAAGACATTAAATTACCTTGGGGGGCCTATAGATTGTTGA
- the LOC141664286 gene encoding pentatricopeptide repeat-containing protein At4g21170-like isoform X2 has translation MFLLRPNLYFKSLHFSSLTTPTTKPSSNWRTQIKQTHLVSQISSILLQRTNWPHLLISLNLSTKLTPHLFLQILHKTQSNPQVSLYFFNWAKNNLGFQADLRVECKLAQTLIRFGLSQPARPILDSLIQAHPPTQIVDSLVVSCTGTDCHSVVLSSVVDCYSKNGLFLEALEVLRKVKDFGYVVSDYSCNGLLNLLQESNEIGLFWCFYASMLRNGVLVSQFTWSVVARCLSKDGNFEKIGQVIDMGVCNSLMYNLVIEGYSRRGDFGASSHRLSEMVDKKLEPGFGTYSSILDGACQHKYVEMIEVIIDSMVKNGYIPKLPLSEYDSVIQKLSNAGKTYAAELFFDRASDEKVKLNDVTYECMLRAFSREGRVKDAIMIHDKMLERGTVANCSCYTLFLNVLCKEDPTEKISELLKDIIERGFFPSLSELSKYIISQCKNRRWREAEDLLTRILEKGYVPDPFCSSSLIKHYCSSRQIDSAIDLHHRLEHLKEHSCTQGNSYGNILSKTLNYLGGPIDC, from the exons ATGTTTCTTCTCAGACCAAACCTCTACTTTAAATCATTACACTTTTCATCCTTAACAACACCAACCACAAAACCATCTTCAAACTGGAGAACACAAATCAAACAAACCCACCTCGTTTCTCAAATCTCCTCTATTCTCTTACAAAGAACCAACTGGCCCCACCTTCTCATTTCCTTAAATCTTTCCACAAAACTGACCCCACATCTCTTCCTTCAAATCCTCCACAAAACCCAATCAAACCCACAAGTCTCCCTCTATTTCTTTAATTGGGCCAAGAATAATCTAGGGTTTCAAGCTGATTTAAGAGTTGAATGCAAATTAGCCCAGACATTGATTCGGTTCGGGTTGTCTCAACCCGCAAGACCCATTTTGGATTCATTAATTCAAGCTCACCCACCTACTCAAATTGTGGATTCATTGGTTGTATCATGTACAGGTACTGATTGTCACTCTGTTGTGCTTAGTTCTGTTGTTGATTGTTATTCGAAAAATGGGTTGTTTTTAGAAGCCTTAGAAGTTTTGCGAAAAGTTAAAGATTTTGGGTATGTTGTTTCGGATTATAGTTGTAATGGGTTGCTCAATTTGTTACAAGAAAGTAATGAGATTGGATTGTTTTGGTGTTTTTATGCCTCTATGTTGCGTAATGGGGTTTTAGTTAGTCAGTTTACGTGGTCTGTAGTTGCGCGGTGTCTGTCGAAGGATGGGAATTTTGAGAAAATTGGACAAGTTATCGATATGGGTGTTTGTAATTCTTTGATGTATAATTTGGTAATAGAAGGTTATAGTAGACGTGGGGATTTTGGAGCTTCTAGTCATCGCCTTAGTGAGATGGTTGATAAAAAACTTGAGCCAGGTTTTGGTACATACAGCTCAATTCTTGATGGGGCTTGTCAACATAAATATGTTGAGATGATTGAAGTTATAATAGATTCTATGGTGAAAAATGGATACATTCCAAAACTTCCTCTATCGGAATATGATTCTGTAATTCAGAAACTTTCTAATGCGGGGAAAACATATGCAGCAGAGTTGTTTTTCGATAGAGCTTCTGATGAAAAGGTTAAGTTAAATGATGTTACATATGAGTGCATGTTAAGGGCATTTTCCAGAGAAGGCAGAGTTAAGGACGCTATTATGATACATGACAAGATGTTGGAAAGGGGGACTGTTGCAAATTGTAGCTGTTATACGTTATTTTTGAATGTTCTTTGCAAGGAAGATCCAACGGAGAAAATTAGTGAACTTTTGAAAGACATCATTGAAAGAGGTTTTTTCCCTAGTTTATCAGAACTGTCTAAATACATCATTTCTCAATGTAAAAATCGACGATGGAGAGAAGCAGAGGACCTTTTAACTAGAATTTTGGAAAAAGGATACGTGCCAGATCCGTTTTGTTCTTCCTCTTTGATTAAGCATTATTGCTCTAGCAGACAGATTGATTCAGCTATTGATTTACATCATAGGTTGGAACATTTAAAAG AGCACAGTTGTACACAAGGCAACAGCTATGGTAATATCTTATCGAAGACATTAAATTACCTTGGGGGGCCTATAGATTGTTGA